The following are encoded in a window of Amycolatopsis lexingtonensis genomic DNA:
- a CDS encoding ricin-type beta-trefoil lectin domain protein: MTRFRSRRVAVMVGCLALTAGGVVAGTAAPAEAATSITINGSSGGRTFDGVGAISGGGGNSRLLIDYPEPERGQILDYLFKPGYGASVQILKIEIGGDTNSTSGAEPSVEHTRGSVNCDVGYEFWLAEQAKARNPNIKLYGLAWGAPGWIGGGNFWSTDTLGYLTTWLGCAKQHNLAIDYLGGWNERGYNVGWYENLRSTLNSGGYSAVKIVGADSDWSIANDVNSNPAFASAIGIIGAHYPCGYRSAQTNCGVPAAATSSGKPLWASENGSDDYNGGAQAMARGLNRGYIDGKMTAYLNWPIVAAITPNLPYPTMGVALAAQPWSGHYSIGKNAWVLAQTSQFTAPGWKYLDASSGYLGGNRNNGSYVSLKSPNNQDYSTVVETVDASGPQTLAFTATGGLSTGAVHVWATNVSSGNAADYFVHTTDLTPSGGSFSLTVQPGYVYTLTTTTGQGKGTAAGPAAGALSLPYSDSFDGNAIGTEAKYLMDWQGSFEVAACGGGRAGRCVRQMSAQAPITWDPLTDPHTLLGELGWSNYTVSSDVLLEKSGYAEVIGRAGSQSYTGAAGLNAYHLRVSDTGNWSILNSNTNGTVATLAHGTVAALGTNRWHTFALTFSGSTVTAVVDGATVGSANDATWGAGQVGYATSQGETAQFDNLSITPGSGGNGGTTSTVVGTGSGRCLDVPNASQTSGTQVELWDCNGGANQQWTSTAAGELRVYGSSCLDASGQGTTPGTKAIIWTCTGGANQKWTLKSDGTIVGTQSGLCLDAIGNGTGNGTLIDLASCTGGGNQKWTRN; this comes from the coding sequence ATGACAAGGTTCAGGAGCCGGCGGGTGGCGGTCATGGTCGGCTGCCTCGCCCTGACCGCCGGTGGTGTCGTGGCCGGCACCGCCGCACCGGCCGAAGCCGCGACTTCGATCACGATCAACGGCTCGTCGGGCGGGCGCACGTTCGACGGCGTGGGGGCGATCAGCGGCGGTGGCGGCAACTCCCGCCTGCTGATCGACTACCCGGAGCCGGAACGCGGCCAGATCCTGGACTACCTGTTCAAACCCGGCTACGGCGCTTCGGTGCAGATCCTCAAGATCGAGATCGGCGGCGACACCAACTCCACCTCCGGCGCGGAGCCGAGCGTCGAGCACACGCGGGGGAGCGTCAACTGCGACGTCGGCTACGAGTTCTGGCTCGCGGAGCAGGCGAAGGCCCGCAACCCGAACATCAAGCTGTACGGACTGGCCTGGGGAGCGCCCGGCTGGATCGGCGGCGGCAACTTCTGGTCGACCGACACGCTCGGCTACCTGACCACGTGGCTGGGCTGCGCCAAGCAGCACAACCTGGCCATCGACTACCTCGGCGGCTGGAACGAGCGCGGCTACAACGTCGGCTGGTACGAGAACCTGCGCTCCACGCTCAACTCCGGCGGCTATTCGGCGGTGAAGATCGTCGGTGCCGACTCCGACTGGTCGATCGCCAACGACGTCAACTCCAACCCCGCTTTCGCTTCCGCCATCGGCATCATCGGCGCGCACTACCCGTGCGGCTACCGCTCGGCCCAGACGAACTGCGGCGTGCCCGCGGCCGCCACCTCGTCCGGAAAACCGTTGTGGGCCAGCGAAAACGGCTCGGACGACTACAACGGCGGCGCGCAGGCGATGGCCCGCGGCCTCAACCGGGGGTACATCGACGGGAAGATGACCGCGTACCTCAACTGGCCGATCGTCGCCGCGATCACCCCGAACCTGCCCTACCCGACCATGGGTGTCGCGCTGGCCGCGCAGCCGTGGTCCGGCCACTATTCGATCGGCAAGAACGCCTGGGTGCTGGCGCAGACGAGCCAGTTCACCGCGCCCGGCTGGAAATATCTCGACGCCTCCAGCGGCTACCTCGGCGGCAACCGGAACAACGGCAGCTACGTCTCGCTGAAGTCGCCGAACAACCAGGACTACAGCACGGTCGTCGAGACCGTCGACGCGAGCGGGCCGCAGACGCTGGCCTTCACCGCGACCGGTGGCCTGTCGACGGGCGCCGTGCACGTGTGGGCCACCAACGTCAGCTCCGGCAACGCGGCCGACTACTTCGTGCACACCACCGACCTCACCCCGTCCGGCGGCAGCTTCAGCCTGACCGTGCAGCCCGGGTACGTCTACACCCTCACCACCACGACCGGGCAGGGCAAGGGCACCGCGGCCGGTCCGGCGGCGGGCGCGCTGAGCCTGCCCTACAGCGACTCCTTCGACGGCAACGCGATCGGCACCGAGGCGAAGTACCTGATGGACTGGCAGGGTTCCTTCGAGGTGGCGGCCTGCGGCGGCGGCCGCGCGGGCCGGTGCGTGCGCCAGATGAGCGCGCAGGCCCCGATCACCTGGGACCCGCTGACCGACCCGCACACCCTGCTCGGCGAGCTCGGCTGGAGCAACTACACCGTTTCCTCCGACGTCCTGCTCGAAAAGTCCGGGTACGCCGAGGTGATCGGGCGGGCCGGCAGCCAGAGCTACACCGGGGCGGCCGGGCTCAACGCCTACCACCTGCGCGTGAGCGACACCGGCAACTGGTCGATCCTGAACTCGAACACGAACGGCACGGTCGCCACCCTCGCGCACGGCACGGTCGCGGCGCTGGGCACCAACCGGTGGCACACGTTCGCGCTCACCTTCTCCGGCAGCACCGTCACCGCCGTCGTCGACGGCGCGACCGTCGGCTCGGCGAACGATGCCACCTGGGGAGCCGGCCAGGTCGGCTACGCGACGAGCCAAGGGGAGACGGCCCAGTTCGACAACCTGTCGATCACCCCGGGCAGCGGCGGGAACGGCGGCACGACGTCGACGGTCGTCGGCACCGGTTCGGGGCGCTGCCTGGACGTGCCCAACGCTTCGCAGACGTCGGGTACGCAGGTGGAACTGTGGGACTGCAACGGTGGCGCCAACCAGCAGTGGACCTCGACCGCCGCCGGTGAGCTGCGGGTGTACGGCAGCTCCTGCCTCGACGCCAGCGGCCAGGGCACGACCCCCGGCACCAAGGCGATCATCTGGACGTGCACCGGCGGTGCCAACCAGAAGTGGACGCTCAAGTCCGACGGCACGATCGTGGGCACCCAGTCGGGCCTGTGCCTGGACGCCATCGGAAACGGCACCGGCAACGGAACCCTGATCGACCTCGCCTCCTGCACCGGCGGCGGCAACCAGAAGTGGACCCGGAACTGA
- a CDS encoding endo-1,4-beta-xylanase, which translates to MRPFARSPRRSPRCRPGALAVAVGLAVAPVLAAAPPADAASPLRSLAEAQNKYIGTELTGNMVNNATITSLAGAQFDMVTPGNEMKWDTTEPGNGSYNFGPGDRVVSFAQAHNMRVRGHNLVWHAQLPGWVNSLPRNQVQGAMEAHITTEVTHYKGKIYAWDVINEPFNEDGSLRQDAFTGAMGTGYLADAIRTAHNADPNAVLYINDYNIEGQNAKSNALYSLAQSLLSQGVPLGGIGLESHFIVGQVPSSMLANMQRFAALGLDVAITELDDRIQLPASSSSLQQQANDYATVVKDCLAVTRCPGVSQWGVGDADSWIPGTFPGYGAASMYDGNYQPKPAYNATATALGGPPPTGGGTGPVHAVGAGKCLDVPNSTTTAGTQLQIRDCSGGSNQTFTRTSSGALSVYNGGDCLDASGRGTSAGTKVIIWPCTGQANQQWAVNADGTVTGVQSGLCLDVTGGSTANGALVELWTCNGRSNQQWTLG; encoded by the coding sequence GGATGCGGCCTCGCCCCTGCGTTCGCTGGCCGAGGCCCAGAACAAGTACATCGGCACCGAGCTCACCGGCAACATGGTGAACAACGCGACGATCACCTCGCTCGCCGGCGCCCAGTTCGACATGGTGACCCCGGGCAACGAGATGAAGTGGGACACCACCGAGCCCGGCAACGGTTCGTACAACTTCGGCCCCGGCGACCGAGTCGTGTCCTTCGCGCAAGCGCACAACATGCGCGTGCGCGGGCACAACCTGGTCTGGCACGCCCAGCTGCCCGGCTGGGTGAACAGCCTGCCGCGCAACCAGGTCCAGGGCGCGATGGAAGCCCACATCACCACCGAGGTGACCCACTACAAGGGCAAGATCTACGCCTGGGACGTGATCAACGAGCCCTTCAACGAGGACGGCAGCCTGCGCCAGGACGCCTTCACCGGCGCCATGGGCACCGGCTACCTCGCCGACGCGATCCGCACCGCGCACAACGCGGACCCGAACGCCGTGCTGTACATCAACGACTACAACATCGAAGGCCAGAACGCCAAGAGCAACGCTCTCTACAGCCTCGCGCAATCCCTGCTGTCCCAGGGCGTCCCGCTCGGCGGGATCGGCCTGGAAAGCCACTTCATCGTCGGCCAGGTCCCGTCGTCGATGCTCGCGAACATGCAGCGCTTCGCCGCGCTGGGACTGGACGTCGCCATCACCGAGCTCGACGACCGCATCCAGCTGCCGGCCTCCAGCAGCAGCCTTCAGCAGCAGGCCAACGACTACGCCACCGTGGTGAAGGACTGCCTGGCGGTGACGCGTTGCCCCGGCGTCTCGCAGTGGGGCGTCGGCGACGCCGATTCCTGGATTCCCGGGACCTTCCCCGGCTATGGCGCCGCGAGCATGTACGACGGCAACTACCAGCCCAAGCCCGCCTACAACGCCACCGCGACGGCTCTCGGCGGCCCGCCTCCCACCGGCGGCGGGACCGGGCCGGTGCACGCCGTGGGCGCGGGCAAGTGCCTGGACGTGCCGAACTCGACCACCACGGCCGGCACGCAGCTGCAGATCCGGGACTGCTCGGGCGGGTCGAACCAGACCTTCACCCGCACCTCCTCGGGCGCGCTCAGCGTGTACAACGGCGGCGACTGCCTCGACGCCAGCGGCCGCGGCACGAGTGCCGGCACCAAGGTGATCATCTGGCCCTGCACCGGCCAGGCCAACCAGCAGTGGGCCGTCAACGCCGACGGGACGGTCACCGGCGTGCAGTCCGGGCTCTGCCTGGACGTCACCGGCGGGTCCACCGCCAACGGCGCCCTCGTCGAACTGTGGACCTGCAACGGCCGGAGCAACCAGCAATGGACCCTCGGCTAG
- a CDS encoding SigE family RNA polymerase sigma factor, with translation MADYEDFVRAHLPRLLRYATMLTGEREQAADLVQDVLVKAYRRWGRISDAEHPDRYVLRMVTNDYLSWRRSRSARLIAVGDPPDAARPDDFAADHAAREDMWQRLARLPRRQRAVVVLRYYEQFADADIAGLLGCAQATVRAHARKALTTLRHGLSIDRVAQAKES, from the coding sequence ATGGCTGACTACGAGGACTTCGTCCGGGCGCACCTGCCGCGGTTGCTGCGCTACGCGACGATGCTGACCGGCGAGCGGGAGCAGGCCGCTGACCTGGTGCAGGACGTGCTGGTCAAGGCGTACCGGCGGTGGGGGCGGATCAGCGACGCCGAGCACCCCGACCGCTACGTCCTGCGGATGGTGACCAACGACTACCTGTCGTGGCGGCGCAGCCGGTCGGCGCGGCTGATCGCCGTGGGCGACCCGCCGGACGCGGCGCGGCCGGACGACTTCGCGGCGGACCACGCGGCGCGCGAGGACATGTGGCAGCGCCTGGCGCGGCTGCCCCGGCGCCAGCGCGCGGTCGTGGTGCTCCGGTACTACGAGCAGTTCGCCGACGCCGACATCGCCGGCCTGCTCGGCTGCGCCCAGGCCACCGTCCGGGCCCACGCCCGCAAAGCACTGACGACCCTGCGACACGGCCTGAGCATCGACCGGGTGGCCCAGGCGAAGGAGAGCTGA